A stretch of Arthrobacter sunyaminii DNA encodes these proteins:
- a CDS encoding UPF0182 family protein has product MTSGPNGPFSRPSPSAGARPGKRRGPSPLIATLIVVAILVIGFVYFSQVYADVLWYNQLGYLEVFVKENLTRIAMFLSAFIVMAACVFLSIRAAYASRPVYAPDSALQDNLNRYQAQLEPVRKLLMIGIPVVVGGFAGTAAMSMWQQALLFFNSRNFGQQDPEFGLDFSFYLTQLPFIGFIVGFLISVVVISGIAGLLTHYLYGGIRLEEKGIFTSRQARIHIAVIAASFLLLQAANFWLDRYDTLLSTSGTWTGALYTDVEAVIPTKTILTVASVIVALLFIVSAVIGRWRLPIIGTAMLIITAIVAGGVYPWIVQQYQVKPSELSKEAPYIQRNIDLTREAYGLDETEVIDYKATVEANAGALAADSGTTSNIRLLDPNVVSPAFSQLQQFRQYYQFPETLNVDRYDIDGETQDTVIAVRELNIDGVPDGWVNEHILYTHGYGVVAARGSTVQADGKPSFMESGIPSSGVLGDYEPRIYFGESSPDYSVVGAPEGSAPQEIDRPQTGDSDTESQTTFDGDGGPSVGNLFNQLVYAIKFQSTEMLLSDAINPESQILYDRDPRERVEKVAPYLTVDGNAYPAIVDGRVQWIVDGYTTSKYFPYSTQQELQAATTDSLTTGAAALPADKVNYIRNAVKATVDAYDGSVTLYAWDDKDPLLQSWQAVFPSTLKPYSEMSAELMSHVRYPEDQFKVQRELMGKYHVTNADSFFKNDDAWSVPNDPTVANAEVKQPPYYLSLQMPGQDDTAFSLTTPFIPFVSPNGEARNVLYGFLSAEADAGTGEAGVKSEDYGKLRLLSLPTDTVVPGPGQAQNRFNSDPTVSNALNLLRQGASEVINGNLLSLPVGGGMLYVQPVYVQSSGDASYPTLQRVLVNFGETVGFAPTLDEALNQVFGGDSGAITGDSENVGQTPDAGTGEVPGDTTAAADLAAALADAGAAIQEGQAALANNDFAAYGAAQDKLNTAIQRAISAQEAMDAAAGETDGGETGATEGATPAPTEGN; this is encoded by the coding sequence GTGACTTCCGGACCTAATGGCCCATTTTCCCGACCCAGCCCCAGCGCGGGCGCCCGCCCCGGCAAGCGGCGCGGACCGAGCCCGCTGATTGCCACACTGATTGTTGTGGCGATCCTCGTAATTGGATTCGTCTACTTCTCCCAGGTCTACGCGGACGTCCTCTGGTACAACCAGTTGGGCTACCTCGAAGTCTTCGTCAAGGAAAACCTGACGCGAATCGCGATGTTCCTCAGTGCCTTCATCGTGATGGCCGCGTGTGTCTTCCTGAGCATTAGGGCCGCGTACGCCTCACGGCCTGTCTATGCCCCGGACAGCGCACTGCAGGACAACCTGAACCGCTACCAGGCCCAGCTTGAGCCTGTCCGCAAGCTTCTGATGATCGGCATCCCCGTCGTCGTTGGCGGGTTCGCCGGCACCGCCGCCATGTCCATGTGGCAGCAGGCGCTGCTGTTCTTCAACAGCCGCAACTTTGGCCAGCAGGATCCCGAGTTCGGCCTGGACTTCAGCTTCTACCTCACACAGCTGCCGTTCATCGGCTTCATCGTCGGCTTCCTCATCAGCGTCGTCGTCATCTCGGGCATCGCCGGGCTGCTGACCCACTACCTTTACGGCGGCATCCGCCTGGAGGAAAAGGGCATCTTCACCTCCCGCCAGGCGCGAATCCACATTGCCGTCATTGCGGCCAGCTTCCTGCTCCTGCAGGCCGCCAACTTCTGGCTGGACCGCTACGACACCCTGCTGAGCACCTCGGGGACCTGGACCGGTGCCCTGTACACCGACGTCGAAGCCGTCATCCCCACCAAGACCATCCTCACCGTTGCCTCGGTCATCGTGGCGCTGCTCTTCATCGTGTCTGCGGTCATCGGCCGGTGGCGCCTGCCGATCATCGGTACGGCCATGCTCATCATCACGGCCATTGTTGCCGGCGGCGTTTACCCGTGGATTGTGCAGCAGTACCAGGTAAAGCCCTCCGAGCTCAGCAAGGAAGCGCCCTACATCCAGCGCAACATTGATCTCACGCGTGAGGCCTACGGCCTGGATGAAACAGAAGTCATCGACTACAAGGCCACGGTTGAGGCAAATGCCGGCGCGCTGGCCGCTGATTCAGGCACCACCTCCAACATCCGCCTGCTGGATCCGAACGTCGTGTCCCCGGCGTTCTCGCAGCTGCAGCAGTTCCGTCAGTACTACCAGTTCCCGGAAACACTGAACGTGGACCGCTACGACATCGACGGCGAAACCCAGGACACGGTGATTGCAGTCCGTGAACTGAACATCGACGGCGTTCCCGACGGCTGGGTCAACGAACACATTCTCTATACGCACGGCTACGGCGTCGTAGCGGCCCGCGGATCAACGGTCCAGGCCGACGGCAAGCCCAGCTTCATGGAATCCGGCATCCCCTCCAGCGGCGTGCTGGGGGACTACGAACCCCGGATCTACTTCGGCGAATCCTCACCCGACTACTCGGTGGTCGGTGCACCCGAGGGTTCGGCACCGCAGGAAATCGACCGCCCGCAGACGGGCGACTCGGACACCGAGTCCCAGACAACGTTCGACGGCGACGGCGGACCCAGCGTGGGCAATTTGTTCAACCAGCTGGTCTACGCCATCAAGTTCCAGTCCACCGAAATGCTGCTCTCGGACGCCATCAACCCCGAGTCCCAGATCCTCTACGACCGCGATCCCCGCGAACGCGTCGAAAAGGTTGCTCCCTACCTGACGGTGGACGGCAACGCCTACCCGGCGATCGTCGACGGCCGGGTCCAGTGGATCGTGGACGGCTACACCACCAGCAAGTACTTCCCCTACTCCACCCAGCAGGAACTGCAGGCAGCCACCACTGACTCCCTCACCACGGGTGCCGCAGCCCTTCCGGCGGACAAGGTGAACTACATCCGCAACGCGGTCAAGGCCACCGTCGATGCCTACGACGGTTCCGTCACCCTGTACGCCTGGGACGACAAGGATCCGCTGCTGCAGTCCTGGCAGGCAGTCTTCCCGTCCACGCTGAAGCCGTACAGCGAGATGTCCGCCGAGCTGATGTCGCACGTGCGCTACCCGGAGGACCAGTTCAAGGTCCAGCGTGAGCTGATGGGCAAGTACCACGTCACCAACGCGGACTCGTTCTTCAAGAACGACGACGCCTGGTCCGTGCCGAACGATCCCACTGTGGCCAACGCCGAGGTGAAGCAGCCTCCGTACTACCTGTCCCTGCAGATGCCGGGCCAGGATGACACAGCGTTCTCCCTGACCACTCCGTTTATTCCGTTTGTCTCGCCCAACGGTGAAGCCCGCAACGTGCTGTACGGCTTCCTGTCAGCCGAAGCTGATGCCGGAACGGGCGAGGCGGGCGTCAAGAGCGAGGACTACGGAAAGCTGCGGCTGCTGTCGCTGCCCACCGACACCGTGGTCCCCGGTCCCGGCCAGGCCCAGAACCGGTTCAACTCGGACCCGACGGTTTCCAACGCGTTGAACCTGCTGCGCCAGGGTGCTTCCGAGGTCATCAACGGCAACCTGCTCTCCCTGCCTGTGGGCGGCGGCATGCTCTACGTGCAGCCCGTTTACGTGCAGTCTTCCGGTGACGCGTCCTACCCGACGCTGCAGCGCGTGCTCGTGAACTTCGGCGAGACGGTCGGCTTCGCTCCCACACTGGATGAAGCACTGAACCAGGTCTTCGGCGGTGACTCCGGTGCCATTACCGGTGACTCCGAGAATGTTGGCCAGACCCCCGACGCCGGGACCGGCGAGGTGCCGGGCGACACGACGGCAGCTGCTGACCTGGCCGCTGCTCTGGCTGATGCCGGAGCCGCCATCCAGGAAGGCCAGGCGGCACTGGCAAACAACGACTTCGCTGCCTACGGTGCGGCGCAGGACAAGCTCAACACAGCAATCCAGCGCGCCATCTCCGCACAGGAGGCCATGGACGCTGCCGCCGGGGAAACCGACGGCGGGGAAACCGGTGCCACGGAGGGTGCGACTCCCGCGCCCACCGAGGGTAACTAA
- a CDS encoding PDZ domain-containing protein gives MRPSDTPHDPAAGGHDPADWNGPVPPPSRPDAHHRDPRSRALVISGALTLALGAVAVFLPAPYVVESPGPTFNTVGTVKTGNGEDSPLIEIDGATTYPTEGQLDLTTVYVAGGPGSAMSFLEAVGAWLSPEDSVVPEEFVYPRGTTGEEVDEQNAAAMTSSQEAAVAAALRELDIAFTEELAVADLVEDSPAAGVLQTGDTLIRVDGTDIDGIDTLRTKLQESGGDPVDVTYRRDGEEQAAALTPAPGDAGSYQLGIYLATSFEFPFDVSIALDNVGGPSAGMMFALGIIDRLTPEELTGGKHFAGTGTIDSAGKVGAIGGIAQKMEGASDAGAQFFLAPADNCGEVVGNIPDGLAVVRVATLDEARSAVEDLAAGADPAGLAQCSVD, from the coding sequence TTGCGCCCCTCAGATACTCCGCACGACCCCGCTGCCGGCGGGCATGACCCGGCGGACTGGAACGGCCCCGTGCCGCCGCCGTCCCGTCCCGACGCCCACCACAGGGACCCGCGGTCACGCGCGCTGGTGATCTCGGGGGCGCTCACTCTGGCTCTGGGCGCCGTTGCCGTGTTCCTTCCGGCACCCTATGTGGTGGAATCGCCCGGCCCCACTTTCAACACCGTCGGAACCGTGAAGACGGGGAACGGGGAAGACTCGCCCCTCATCGAGATCGACGGTGCCACCACTTACCCCACAGAGGGCCAGCTGGACCTCACCACGGTCTATGTTGCCGGTGGTCCGGGCAGCGCCATGAGCTTTCTGGAAGCCGTTGGAGCCTGGTTGAGCCCGGAAGACTCAGTGGTTCCCGAGGAGTTTGTCTACCCCCGCGGAACCACCGGCGAGGAGGTTGATGAGCAGAATGCAGCAGCCATGACCTCTTCCCAGGAGGCAGCCGTTGCTGCGGCACTGCGCGAACTGGACATCGCCTTCACCGAGGAGCTCGCCGTGGCGGATCTCGTGGAGGACTCGCCGGCCGCCGGCGTGCTGCAGACCGGAGACACCCTCATCAGGGTGGACGGCACCGATATTGACGGGATCGACACCCTCCGCACCAAACTGCAGGAAAGCGGCGGCGATCCGGTGGACGTCACCTACCGGCGCGACGGGGAGGAACAGGCAGCGGCGCTTACCCCCGCTCCCGGTGATGCCGGTTCCTATCAGCTCGGCATTTATCTCGCCACGAGTTTCGAGTTCCCCTTCGACGTCAGCATCGCCCTGGACAACGTGGGCGGCCCGTCCGCCGGCATGATGTTTGCCCTGGGCATCATTGACCGGCTGACCCCCGAAGAGCTGACGGGAGGGAAGCACTTTGCCGGAACCGGAACCATTGACTCGGCTGGAAAGGTCGGGGCCATTGGCGGAATTGCCCAGAAGATGGAGGGCGCCTCCGACGCCGGCGCGCAGTTCTTCCTCGCACCGGCCGACAACTGTGGTGAAGTGGTGGGGAACATCCCGGACGGGCTGGCCGTGGTCCGGGTGGCCACGCTGGATGAGGCCCGCAGCGCCGTCGAGGATCTGGCCGCCGGGGCAGACCCGGCCGGTCTGGCACAGTGCTCGGTGGACTAG
- a CDS encoding ThiF family adenylyltransferase, translating to MRINPGIHVLVLSLTARQFGLGPDALVVRGLQAGDVEFLAVLRAGVPDGAETAAARQCSVPAQRARALISALSPVLVSYADTAEPPGQAVPALRLERLAGDLDHLSASYRMNAGACARSRARAVVEVSGLSRTGALLARTLAGAGVGTLVLSDPGVVLPSDVGAAYPLTDLGMGRAQAVKRHIYRLDPTVQVLPTTSPEQSLRAGNLDLAVVVGGPPIAGRQTGLPTREHPLLSVTVHEAGIDVGPLVVPGLTPCLECLELQLIDGDSTWHDASEALGRQQVEARPAGEETAGAVSAAGTAAAQVLSFLDGVVQPVTWSAVLSLRAADGYAGLKRLAFHPKCGCRLQRKNTPAQAS from the coding sequence ATGCGGATCAACCCCGGAATTCATGTCCTGGTGCTCTCGCTGACAGCCCGCCAATTCGGGCTGGGGCCGGATGCTCTGGTGGTCCGCGGGCTGCAGGCGGGTGATGTGGAGTTTTTGGCGGTTCTCCGCGCCGGAGTCCCGGACGGTGCGGAGACTGCAGCCGCCCGGCAGTGCTCCGTCCCGGCACAGCGTGCCCGCGCCCTGATCTCCGCTCTCTCCCCCGTACTTGTGTCGTATGCCGATACGGCGGAGCCGCCCGGGCAGGCTGTTCCGGCGCTGCGCCTCGAACGGCTGGCCGGGGATCTGGACCATTTGTCGGCGTCGTATCGGATGAATGCAGGCGCGTGTGCCCGTTCCCGTGCCCGTGCAGTGGTGGAGGTCAGCGGGCTAAGCCGCACCGGCGCCCTTCTTGCCCGCACTCTGGCCGGCGCCGGCGTCGGCACCTTGGTCCTGAGCGACCCCGGAGTGGTGCTGCCCTCCGATGTGGGCGCCGCCTATCCCCTCACTGATCTGGGAATGGGACGTGCGCAGGCAGTGAAACGGCACATTTACCGGTTGGATCCCACCGTGCAGGTTCTTCCCACCACCAGCCCGGAGCAAAGTCTGCGGGCGGGGAACCTGGACCTGGCGGTCGTGGTCGGCGGCCCACCCATTGCCGGACGCCAGACGGGCCTGCCAACGCGGGAACACCCCCTCCTGAGCGTGACTGTCCATGAGGCGGGCATAGACGTCGGGCCGCTGGTGGTTCCGGGGCTGACACCGTGCCTGGAATGTCTCGAGCTGCAGCTCATCGACGGCGACAGCACGTGGCACGACGCATCGGAGGCCTTGGGGCGGCAGCAGGTGGAGGCCAGGCCCGCCGGCGAGGAAACAGCCGGAGCCGTCTCTGCCGCCGGTACCGCTGCTGCCCAGGTGCTGTCCTTTCTGGACGGCGTGGTGCAACCGGTGACTTGGTCCGCTGTGCTTTCGCTGCGGGCGGCCGACGGATATGCCGGCCTGAAAAGACTTGCGTTCCACCCGAAGTGCGGCTGCCGGCTGCAACGGAAAAACACTCCGGCGCAGGCGTCCTAG
- a CDS encoding zinc-dependent metalloprotease yields MSSNPSDSGDTPQDPLSEMLAKLFGGAGAGGMDPSELAKAAGLPSDPNAMAMIFQQVQAMFSAPSDGPVNWQLAKDNARRVAAADSDPSVSAAQRREVDEALHLAQLWLDPVTDFASTSTLGQAWSRAEWVEATMASWKRLTEPVAVSISQALSNAITTQMPEEMKVMMGGASSMLANMGGAMFGIQLGQAIGALSKEVVSSTDIGLPLAAGTMALLPANVTKFGEGLDVPETEIRLYLAVREAAHARLFTHAPWLGAHLFGAIESYARGIHIDMSKIEEVARDLDPSNPESIQEALSGGVFQPEQTPAQAAALERLETALALVEGWVDEVTAAATVNLPSAGALREMIRRRRASGGPAEHTFSSLVGLELRPRRLRDAAALWSQLREERGIEGRDAVWEHPDLIPTSKDLDDPQGFSKRRELLEASDSDVDAALQRLLDGGFDTPAEDPAGSDETPDDGADEGPGNGEEGNGSDEGEAPKP; encoded by the coding sequence ATGAGCTCCAACCCTTCCGACTCCGGGGATACGCCCCAGGATCCGCTTTCCGAGATGCTTGCCAAGCTCTTCGGCGGCGCGGGTGCCGGCGGCATGGATCCGTCCGAGCTGGCAAAGGCAGCCGGGCTTCCCTCTGACCCCAATGCCATGGCCATGATCTTCCAGCAGGTCCAGGCAATGTTCAGCGCTCCTTCCGACGGCCCGGTCAACTGGCAGCTTGCCAAGGACAACGCCCGCCGTGTTGCTGCGGCAGACAGCGATCCCTCCGTGTCGGCTGCGCAGCGCCGCGAAGTCGACGAAGCCCTGCACCTCGCCCAGCTTTGGCTGGATCCGGTGACGGATTTTGCTTCCACTTCCACGCTGGGACAGGCCTGGAGCCGGGCCGAGTGGGTGGAAGCCACCATGGCCTCCTGGAAGCGCCTGACGGAGCCGGTGGCGGTCAGCATTTCGCAGGCCCTCTCCAACGCCATCACCACTCAAATGCCCGAGGAAATGAAGGTCATGATGGGTGGGGCCTCCTCGATGCTCGCCAATATGGGCGGGGCCATGTTCGGAATCCAGCTTGGCCAGGCCATTGGCGCGCTTTCCAAGGAGGTTGTCAGCTCCACCGATATCGGTCTTCCGCTGGCTGCCGGAACCATGGCGCTGCTGCCGGCCAACGTGACCAAATTCGGTGAAGGCCTGGACGTTCCCGAGACCGAAATCCGGCTGTACCTGGCGGTCCGCGAAGCGGCCCACGCCCGGCTTTTCACCCACGCTCCATGGCTGGGTGCCCACCTCTTCGGTGCCATCGAAAGCTATGCACGCGGCATCCACATCGACATGTCCAAGATTGAGGAAGTGGCCCGGGACCTGGATCCGTCCAACCCGGAGTCCATCCAGGAAGCCCTCTCCGGCGGAGTCTTCCAACCCGAGCAGACGCCCGCGCAGGCAGCGGCACTGGAACGCCTGGAAACGGCACTGGCACTGGTGGAAGGCTGGGTTGACGAGGTCACCGCAGCCGCCACGGTCAATCTGCCCTCCGCCGGTGCCCTGCGTGAGATGATCCGGCGGCGCCGTGCCAGCGGCGGTCCGGCAGAGCACACCTTCTCCTCGCTCGTCGGCCTTGAACTGCGGCCGCGCCGTCTTCGTGACGCCGCCGCCCTATGGTCCCAGCTGCGTGAAGAGCGCGGCATCGAAGGCCGCGACGCTGTCTGGGAACACCCGGATCTCATTCCCACATCCAAGGACCTGGATGACCCGCAGGGCTTCAGCAAGCGCCGTGAGCTGCTCGAGGCCTCGGATTCCGACGTGGACGCCGCTCTGCAGCGCCTGCTCGACGGCGGTTTTGACACGCCCGCCGAAGATCCCGCCGGCTCGGATGAAACACCGGATGACGGCGCGGACGAGGGACCCGGAAACGGTGAAGAAGGAAACGGTTCGGACGAGGGCGAAGCGCCCAAGCCCTGA
- a CDS encoding M48 family metallopeptidase translates to MPSGDLPRSAQRRLRSGGTAVPSVTSTGIPIEVRRSAKRRRTVNAAFRDGKAVISIPGHFTTAQEAEWVQRMVMRLEQRTAPAQLPDPQARANELAERAAQLSQRYLGGAARPVSVRWVSNQNSRWGSATPARGTIRLSDKLQGMPGWVVDYVLLHELAHLIEASHSAAFWQLLEAYPQTETAKAYLQGAAFASARGLDGAMQEDQGAEEPGD, encoded by the coding sequence ATGCCTTCAGGAGATTTACCCCGCTCAGCACAACGCCGGCTCCGCTCCGGCGGGACAGCCGTGCCGTCGGTAACCAGCACCGGCATCCCCATTGAAGTGCGGCGCTCAGCCAAGCGCAGGCGTACGGTGAACGCCGCCTTCCGGGACGGAAAAGCGGTCATTTCGATCCCCGGCCACTTCACTACGGCGCAGGAAGCGGAGTGGGTCCAGCGCATGGTGATGCGCCTTGAGCAGCGCACGGCTCCGGCACAGCTGCCCGATCCGCAGGCCCGTGCCAATGAGCTTGCCGAGCGTGCGGCCCAATTGTCACAGCGGTATCTGGGCGGGGCTGCCCGGCCGGTGTCGGTGCGGTGGGTCAGCAACCAGAATTCCCGGTGGGGCTCCGCCACCCCGGCCCGGGGAACCATTCGGCTTTCCGACAAGCTGCAGGGAATGCCCGGGTGGGTGGTGGATTATGTGCTGCTGCACGAATTGGCGCACCTGATTGAGGCTTCCCATTCAGCCGCGTTTTGGCAGCTGCTGGAGGCTTATCCGCAAACCGAAACTGCCAAGGCGTACCTTCAAGGGGCGGCCTTTGCCTCCGCGCGGGGGCTTGACGGCGCCATGCAGGAGGACCAGGGCGCCGAAGAGCCGGGCGACTAG